In Lachnospiraceae bacterium, one DNA window encodes the following:
- a CDS encoding zinc ribbon domain-containing protein, protein MTFFDEISKNLTGYGKEAARKAKDAAQVLQLKAQIRGEKQKINELYAAIGAVYFKNHRDDSEDEYKIFFPEIESAMVHVAELEKKLSQLDTTEKCPCCGAAVKKGDSFCSKCGTPIQKEEDGTEEQHIAVTEDGFVQEETAKEPVKETTEEKKTEAAENVVQETETENTTEEETEQKEEPVSEPEE, encoded by the coding sequence ATGACATTCTTTGATGAGATCAGTAAAAATCTGACCGGTTATGGAAAAGAAGCTGCAAGAAAGGCAAAAGATGCTGCACAGGTGCTTCAGTTAAAGGCCCAGATCCGGGGGGAAAAGCAGAAGATCAATGAACTGTATGCTGCAATTGGTGCAGTGTATTTTAAAAACCACAGAGATGATTCGGAAGATGAATACAAAATATTCTTCCCGGAGATCGAAAGTGCCATGGTTCATGTGGCAGAGTTAGAGAAAAAACTCAGCCAGCTGGATACTACGGAAAAATGTCCCTGCTGCGGTGCTGCTGTGAAAAAGGGTGATTCTTTCTGCAGTAAGTGCGGTACACCGATCCAGAAGGAAGAAGATGGGACAGAGGAACAGCACATTGCTGTGACAGAGGATGGTTTTGTCCAGGAAGAAACAGCAAAAGAGCCTGTAAAAGAGACCACAGAGGAAAAAAAGACGGAAGCAGCAGAAAATGTGGTCCAGGAGACAGAAACAGAAAATACGACAGAAGAAGAGACAGAACAGAAAGAGGAGCCGGTTTCAGAGCCGGAAGAATAG